Below is a genomic region from Gemmatimonadaceae bacterium.
ACCCCCCGCCGCGACTTCCTCCGCCATGCCGGACTTGGCGCTGCCGCGCTGGCCACCTTCCCCCAACTGGCTCAGGCTGAACCCCTGCGTCGGGACTGGACGCGCGAGCGTGAGGAGCAACTCGCCGAGCTGGCCGAGCTCGAGGCGGCGCTCGACGGGCAGCCGCCCGCGCAGCCGCCGGCTCAACCCCAGTGGGACACCAGCTGGACAGCCAAGATCACCGGCAAGCATCGGGCGATGTTCGACGTCCCCGATGTGGAAGGCGGGGTGGGCGTCTTCCGCGCGGCGATCTGGGGGCGGCAGTACACCGATGTGCTCAAGCTGCAGCCGGCCGACCTCTCCACCGTGGTCGTGCTGCGCCATGGCGGCATTCCGCTCATCATGACCAATGAGTTCTGGACCACCTACGAGGTGGGCAAGGCCATGAAGCTCAAGAACGAGAAAGGCAAGACGCAGAAGGTGAATCCCGTCCTGCCGGATCCCGACGCCAAGGGGCCCGGTTCGCCGTATACGCTCGACAAGCTCATCGCCGCCGGCGCCATCGCCCTCGGGTGCAACATGGCGTTCCGATCGATCGTGTCGATGGTCGAGAAGAAGGACAAGCTCAAGCCCGCCGAAGCCCGCACCAAGGCGATGAGCATGATCCTCCCCGGCGTGATCCTCCAGCCCAGCGGCATCTTCGCCAACGTGATGGCCGAAGAGGCCGGTTGTCATTTCGTACGCGCCGTGTGATCACGGCCTTCGCGCTCACCTCCACCCTCTCTCGCATGCGTTCCCGTCTTGCCCTCGCGGCCGGTGCCATCGCGCTCTCGCTGAGCGCCCCCGCCGGCGCTCAGCCCCGGTTTTCCGCGCCCGGTGCGCCCACGACCCTCACGCCGGAGCAGCAGGCGGCGCGCGCGATCTACAAGGAGATGGTGGAGATCAACACCGTCGACTCCGTGGGATCTGTTACGAAGGCGGCCGAGGCCGTCGCCAAGCGCTTCCGTGACGCCGGCTTCCCCGAGAGCGACATCGCGATCGTCGGGCCCGCCGACAAGCCCGCCAAGCAGAATCTCGTCGTGCGCTATCACGGCAAGAACGCGTCACTCAAGCCCATTCTGCTGCTGGCACACCTGGACGTGGTGGCTGCGCTGCGAAGCGACTGGCCGCGCGATCCGTTCACGATGGTCGAGCAGGATGGTTACTTCCTCGGGCGCGGCGTCGCCGACGACAAGAGCATGGCGGCGATTCTCACCGCCAACCTGCTCCGCTACAAGAAGGAAGGCTGGGTGCCCGACCGGGATCTCATCCTGGCCCTCACGGCCGACGAAGAGGGCGGTGGCTCCAACGGGGTCGGGTGGATCATCGCCAATCGCAAGGAGCTGATCGACGCCGAGTACGCGATCAACGAAGGCGGCGGTGGCACCCTGCAGGACGACAAGCCGCTCTTCCATTCCATTCAGGCCGCCGAGAAGGTGCCGGTGAACTACACGCTCACCGTCACCAATACGGGCGGACACTCGAGCGTGCCGCGCAAAGACAACGCGATCTACACGCTCGCCGCCGCGCTCACGCGCATCGAGAAGTACACCTTCCCGGTGGAGCTGAACGATGTGTCGCGGCCGTTCTTTGAACAGACGGCCAAGGTCGAGATGCCGTCGCTCGCCGCCGCGATGCGCGCGATCGCGAAGAACCCGAAGGATACCGCCGCCGCGCGCATCATCTCCACCGATCCGCGCTACGCGTCCATGCTGCGCACGAGCTGCGTGGCCACCCGCCTCTCGGGCGGTCATGCCGACAACGCCCTGCCGCAGACGGCCACCGCCAACGTGAACTGCCGCGTGGCGCCAACGAGCACGGGCGCACAGGTCCTCGAGGTGCTGCAGAAGCTCGCCGGCGACAGCGTGAAGCTGAGCATGCGCGGCGGCGACCGGAACAACGCCGGTGGGCCGCCCGCGCCGATCAATCCGACGCTACTCGCCGCCACCACGCAGCTCACGAACAAGATGTTCAACGGCGTGCCGGTGATTCCCACGATGAGCACCGGCGCCACCGACGGTCGCTTCCTGCGCGCCGCCGGTATTCCGACCTACGGCGTGAGCGGGGTCTTCTCGAGCCCCGGCGAAACGAACGCCCACGGTCGCGACGAGAAGCTTCGCATCAAGAGCTTCTACGACGGCCTCGATTTTCTCTATCAGCTGGTCAAGATGATCTCCTCCGCCAAGCCGATCAGCTGAGCGAAAGCGGTGCACAACGAAGAGGGGGCAGCGCGCCATCGCGCGCTGCCCCCTTTCTCACTTCCCCCTGAC
It encodes:
- a CDS encoding twin-arginine translocation signal domain-containing protein; translated protein: MTTPRRDFLRHAGLGAAALATFPQLAQAEPLRRDWTREREEQLAELAELEAALDGQPPAQPPAQPQWDTSWTAKITGKHRAMFDVPDVEGGVGVFRAAIWGRQYTDVLKLQPADLSTVVVLRHGGIPLIMTNEFWTTYEVGKAMKLKNEKGKTQKVNPVLPDPDAKGPGSPYTLDKLIAAGAIALGCNMAFRSIVSMVEKKDKLKPAEARTKAMSMILPGVILQPSGIFANVMAEEAGCHFVRAV
- a CDS encoding M20/M25/M40 family metallo-hydrolase translates to MRSRLALAAGAIALSLSAPAGAQPRFSAPGAPTTLTPEQQAARAIYKEMVEINTVDSVGSVTKAAEAVAKRFRDAGFPESDIAIVGPADKPAKQNLVVRYHGKNASLKPILLLAHLDVVAALRSDWPRDPFTMVEQDGYFLGRGVADDKSMAAILTANLLRYKKEGWVPDRDLILALTADEEGGGSNGVGWIIANRKELIDAEYAINEGGGGTLQDDKPLFHSIQAAEKVPVNYTLTVTNTGGHSSVPRKDNAIYTLAAALTRIEKYTFPVELNDVSRPFFEQTAKVEMPSLAAAMRAIAKNPKDTAAARIISTDPRYASMLRTSCVATRLSGGHADNALPQTATANVNCRVAPTSTGAQVLEVLQKLAGDSVKLSMRGGDRNNAGGPPAPINPTLLAATTQLTNKMFNGVPVIPTMSTGATDGRFLRAAGIPTYGVSGVFSSPGETNAHGRDEKLRIKSFYDGLDFLYQLVKMISSAKPIS